ACCTTCTATATTATTATCTGTTGTAAAGAAATCAGTTTCTATACATAGTATTGAATCTGAAACTGGACCATATAGTGATATAGGTAGATTCATAATTGCTCTAACCATATCTACACTAAAATACGGAATAGAAGGATCAATACTTAAACTAGTCATATCTGATATTGCTGTTAAATATGTACCACATAATATGTTACAAATTTCTCCTATTGAACTTAATTCTTTACGCACTAAATCATAATCTTCTTTATCAAATTCTAAATTAGTTCCAGTTACTTTCGATAATAAATTAATAGCAGAATCAAGTTTCATTATAACTAGTATAAAGCCTTCCATATCTCCTGATAATTGTAAAACAGTTCCTACAACTAACTCTTCTGGAGAGTCATAACTATTAGTTATATCTGAAAAACTGATTAAATCACTCTTTGGGATTCCTATATCTACAATCTCATTCAACATCATACCTAATGAAGTAGATGCATTTCCTGATCCTATATTACTAATTTCTCGAAATACATTTAATTTATCACATTCAAAGTTCATATATACCTACTTTCTATCTACTCTTTATCTCTTATTGTAGATTCTGATCTTTTTAATTGATTTAGTATTGCATTTGGTATCATATCTAAAGAAGTTTCTTTCAAAACTGCTCCAATATTTTTTGCTGCCATAGGCATTCCATAAACAACACACGAATGCCTATTTTGCCCTAATGTATATCCACCTGCATTCTTTATATCAAGTAGTCCTTTAGCTCCATCGGATCCCATCCCAGTTAAAATAATACCTATAGTATTTTTTTTCGAAGCTTTTGCTACTGATTGAAATAAATAATCTACTGAAGGGCAGTGTCCAGTGACTTTTTCACCCTCTTTAATTTCTAATACATATTTATTATTTCTTTTTTCAACTCCCATTTGTAAAGCTCCAGGAGCTATATATGCATGTCCACTTAAAATTTCTTGTCCATCTTTACCTTCACATACATTTATAACACACTCTTTATCTAACCGCTCTGCATATCTTTGAGTAAATACAGGTGGCATATGTTGAGTTATTACTATTCCTGGTAAGCCAGCTGGTAACTGTTTTAAAAGTTTTCCAACAGCCTCTACTCCTCCCATGGAAGCTCCAATAGCAATTATATCTGTATTAGATTTACTTTTTATATTTTTTGTCACACTTTTTTTATTTGCAACAGTATTAGGTTTATTTAAATTATTTCTTGAATAATTATCTTTAACTAGTTTAGCTACAGATGCCTCTTTTATTTTGCTCGCTAATTCATTTGCAAAATTGTTCATTCCTCTTGAATCTGGTTTTTCTACAAATCCAACTGCCCCTGCATTTATTGCCTCAAAGCATCTATCATCTGCACCACTTATAACAATAGTTGGTATTGGACATTGTTCCATTAAAATTTTTAAAAACTCAATACCACTCATGCCTGGCATTTCAATGTCTAATGTCAATACGTCTGGTCTTAGTTCTATTATTTTATCTCTAGCTTCATAAGGGTCTTTAGCTGTTCCTACAATCTCTAATTCTGAAAATTCTTGAAGATACTTAGCTATGACACGACGAAATATACTAGAATCATCAATTATTAGAACTTTTA
The nucleotide sequence above comes from Paraclostridium bifermentans. Encoded proteins:
- a CDS encoding chemotaxis protein CheC translates to MNFECDKLNVFREISNIGSGNASTSLGMMLNEIVDIGIPKSDLISFSDITNSYDSPEELVVGTVLQLSGDMEGFILVIMKLDSAINLLSKVTGTNLEFDKEDYDLVRKELSSIGEICNILCGTYLTAISDMTSLSIDPSIPYFSVDMVRAIMNLPISLYGPVSDSILCIETDFFTTDNNIEGKYYFIPKVESCEKLLSSLGFAC
- a CDS encoding protein-glutamate methylesterase/protein-glutamine glutaminase encodes the protein MEVNKKIKVLIIDDSSIFRRVIAKYLQEFSELEIVGTAKDPYEARDKIIELRPDVLTLDIEMPGMSGIEFLKILMEQCPIPTIVISGADDRCFEAINAGAVGFVEKPDSRGMNNFANELASKIKEASVAKLVKDNYSRNNLNKPNTVANKKSVTKNIKSKSNTDIIAIGASMGGVEAVGKLLKQLPAGLPGIVITQHMPPVFTQRYAERLDKECVINVCEGKDGQEILSGHAYIAPGALQMGVEKRNNKYVLEIKEGEKVTGHCPSVDYLFQSVAKASKKNTIGIILTGMGSDGAKGLLDIKNAGGYTLGQNRHSCVVYGMPMAAKNIGAVLKETSLDMIPNAILNQLKRSESTIRDKE